Genomic segment of Desulfovibrio legallii:
TAGCGTCCCCGCCGCTCAGGCGCACAAGGCCGCCCCCGACAGCGTTCAACGCCGGGGGCGGCTTTTTATTGTTTGGGGCGGCAACTGCGGTGCGCCCAGCGCTAGAGTATTTAACACTTGAAATGCTCGCTTACGGCAGGCAAAAGCCTGCCTTCTCGCATTTCGTGGCAAGGATTTTCAAGAAAATCCTTGCAGAGCAATTAACTCATTTCATTCGTAAACTGCTCTAAGAGGTCAGGCGGACTGCAGTTCGGGCAGGGACGGCGCGGCAGGGGATCTGGCGGCGCGCGGTCGACCGGGGCAGACGGTGAGCAGGCCGTTTTCCTTGAGGCGACGCATAACGGCGGCACAGCGAAAAATGTCCTTCCCCACCAACTCGGCCTCTTCCAGAAGGCTCAGGCGGCCATCGGCATAGGCCAGCAAATCCATCATGAGGTTGACCTCCTCCGTACAGGAGGAAGCCGTGCTCAGGGTGGGATACAACCCCCGGCGGCCCAGCTGCGGCTCACAGAGCACCAGATTTTTGTAGACCACGTTTTCTTCCAGGGCTTCCAGAATCCTGCGCAGCATGGCGAAGCTCTCCTGCAAGCCCTTTTCCGTCACCAGGCTGCAGTCGTCCAGGGAGGTGTGGTACTCCGGATAGGCGTGGTACTTGCTGCGCATGACGCTGCACATGGGCAAATCTATGCCCGGGGCGCAATACTGGCGCTCGTCGCTGCAACGGTCCAGGAACGAATAACGGTTGCAGTCCGGCGCAAAATGCCGGAGCACGTGCAGGGCCGCCCTGTCCGCCAGGGTATCGCCCTTGCGGCTGGGCACAAAAGACCAGGCCCGCTCATCCCCCATGCAGGTGAGGTTAAAGGCCGCCGCCACGTTGCGGCGCAGGGCCTGATAGTGCCGACTCAGATACGTGATGGCGCCGATGGTTTCCGGCGCAAACACAATGCGGTAGGTGTAGCGGCGCGGCGCGGCGGCCAGCCACTGGGCCAAGGCCGTGGCCACCACAGGGCCGGAAAGCTCGTTGTTGGCCATGGAAGGATGGCAGACGTAGGTGGAAAGCAGAATCTCCTTCCGGCTGCGGCCGGGCAGGATCAGGTCCGCATAGGTCAGCGAACCCGGCTTCAGGCTGGAATGGATGACAGCGTGGTATTTGCCGGGGCGCAACCGCAGGCGCTGACTGTGCCGCAGGCAGAAACCCCAGCGGCGCACATAGTAGGAAGTGACGTAGGGGATGGCTTCGGGCTGCTCCGGCAGGGAGTGCAGGTGTTCCTGCAGTTCTTCCAGATCCAGAACCGCGTCCACGGGTTCGGAATAGCCCACCACGTGCAGGTTGCTGTCCGCAAAGTCGGCCACCACCTCGCCGTCGGGCCCCACAAGGCGGGCGTCCGTGATGTTCCATTCGTCGGGCACGGTCCAGTCAAAAACCTTGGTGCCCGATGGCACTTCATGAATGCGGAGCCCAGGGATCTCTTCCTGGATAAGGCGCAGCGTCTCCCGGACGCCGTTGCCGGTAATGCTCCGACAGATGGGGAAAAGCCGCGTAAGAAAATCGTGCAGCGTGGTGCGCATAGGAGGCTGTCCTTTCAGATGCCGTTGGCCGGAAATCGGCCCGCGCCGTGGGAACCGTCGACAAAAAAACAGAAAGTGCGACACTTGTCCAGCGCCTTGTCTGCCCTTGCCGCTGGCGGCTTGGCGGGCGGCAAAAAAATTTTGCTCTGCCTCCCTGTGCGTTCTGCTTCCTGAACCTCCGGAAAATTTTTCCGCCCCCGGCTAAACCCCGGCCGGACCGTGCCGATAAGATTGCAAGAGGCGGTAGCACGCAAGGACGCGTCGGCATTTCGCGCCGCCCGGCACATGCAGCATTCAGGGAGGAATGTATGTATATCAATCACAACCAAATGGCCGCCAACGTGGCCAATACGCTGACGGAACACTACAGCAACCTGCAAACCTCAACCCAGCGCCTGTCCTCGGGCCTGCGCATCAACTCCGCGGCGGACGACGCCGCCGGCCTTGCCATCCGCGAGCTCATGCGCACAGACATCGCCGCCCTGCAGCAGGGCGTGCGCAACGCCAATGACGCCATTTCCCTTATCCAGACCGCTGACGGCGCCCTGGGCGTCATCGACGAAAAGCTGACCCGCATGAAGGAACTGGCGGAACAGGCGGCCACCGGCACCTACGACTCCACCCAGCGGCTCATGATCGACTCGGAGTACCAGGCCATGGCTTCGGAAATTACCCGAATCGCCAACGCCACGGACTTCAACGGCATCAAGCTGCTGGACGGCAGCCTGTCCAGCAGCACGCACGACGGCAGCGGCCTGGAAGCCACGGGCCAGCTGAAGGTCCACTTCGGCACCATGAACGACTCGGACGAGGACTACTACTACATCCAGATCGGCACAAGCACGGCCTCGGCTCTGGGTGTGGGCAACAGCGCCGTAGGCAGCTTGGCCTACACGGTTTCCACCCAGAATGCGGCCCAGAGCGCTCTGGTGGGCATCAACAACGCCGTGGTTTCCAAGGACGCCATCCGGGCGCATTTGGGCGCTTTGCAGAACCGGCTGGAAAACACCATCAGCAACCTGACTACCCAGGCAGAAAACCTGCAGGCGGCGGAATCGCGCATTTCCGATGTGGACGTGGCCACGGAAAT
This window contains:
- a CDS encoding DUF4910 domain-containing protein, which gives rise to MRTTLHDFLTRLFPICRSITGNGVRETLRLIQEEIPGLRIHEVPSGTKVFDWTVPDEWNITDARLVGPDGEVVADFADSNLHVVGYSEPVDAVLDLEELQEHLHSLPEQPEAIPYVTSYYVRRWGFCLRHSQRLRLRPGKYHAVIHSSLKPGSLTYADLILPGRSRKEILLSTYVCHPSMANNELSGPVVATALAQWLAAAPRRYTYRIVFAPETIGAITYLSRHYQALRRNVAAAFNLTCMGDERAWSFVPSRKGDTLADRAALHVLRHFAPDCNRYSFLDRCSDERQYCAPGIDLPMCSVMRSKYHAYPEYHTSLDDCSLVTEKGLQESFAMLRRILEALEENVVYKNLVLCEPQLGRRGLYPTLSTASSCTEEVNLMMDLLAYADGRLSLLEEAELVGKDIFRCAAVMRRLKENGLLTVCPGRPRAARSPAAPSLPELQSA
- a CDS encoding flagellin is translated as MYINHNQMAANVANTLTEHYSNLQTSTQRLSSGLRINSAADDAAGLAIRELMRTDIAALQQGVRNANDAISLIQTADGALGVIDEKLTRMKELAEQAATGTYDSTQRLMIDSEYQAMASEITRIANATDFNGIKLLDGSLSSSTHDGSGLEATGQLKVHFGTMNDSDEDYYYIQIGTSTASALGVGNSAVGSLAYTVSTQNAAQSALVGINNAVVSKDAIRAHLGALQNRLENTISNLTTQAENLQAAESRISDVDVATE